The following are encoded together in the Acidaminococcales bacterium genome:
- the mreD gene encoding rod shape-determining protein MreD, with protein MNLLLNWPAAIIAVVALQTTFSHFLSVYGIRPDIPLAFAIFAGTAAGGTAGMTAGFFVGLFCDLLNIGFFGFNIFFLFFVGLCSGAMQKKVFKDNCLFPLFLSAGFNVAREAAWAAALFLCGYRLTDTSALLSAAFGRIAYNILLALPLFFLFGRIRRLVKR; from the coding sequence GTGAATTTGCTGCTCAACTGGCCTGCCGCCATAATAGCGGTTGTTGCCCTGCAAACTACCTTTTCGCATTTTTTGTCTGTTTATGGCATAAGGCCGGACATCCCGCTGGCCTTTGCAATTTTCGCCGGAACGGCCGCCGGGGGCACGGCCGGGATGACGGCAGGTTTTTTTGTCGGCTTGTTTTGCGATCTTTTGAACATAGGCTTTTTTGGCTTTAATATTTTTTTCCTGTTTTTCGTTGGCCTGTGCTCCGGGGCAATGCAGAAAAAAGTTTTTAAAGACAACTGCCTGTTCCCCTTGTTTTTGAGCGCCGGCTTTAACGTCGCGCGGGAAGCTGCGTGGGCGGCGGCGCTTTTTCTGTGCGGCTACCGGCTGACCGATACGTCCGCGCTCCTGTCGGCGGCCTTTGGGCGGATAGCGTACAACATATTGCTGGCCCTGCCTTTGTTTTTCTTGTTTGGTAGGATAAGGCGGCTTGTGAAAAGATGA